In the genome of Mycosarcoma maydis chromosome 21, whole genome shotgun sequence, one region contains:
- a CDS encoding 60S ribosomal protein uL23 → MPAANKPQTTKATAAKKAALKGTSGSKVRKVRTDTTFRRPKTLDLAKNPRFPRKSVPHAPRMDAFRTILFPLNTESAMKKIEENNTLVFIVDRAANKRQIEGALKKLYDVSAAKINTLIRPDGKKKAFVRLTPDQDALDVSNRIGFI, encoded by the coding sequence ATGCCCGCTGCCAACAAGCCCCAGACGACTAAGGCcactgctgccaagaaggctGCCCTGAAGGGTACGTCGGGTTCCAAGGTGCGCAAGGTGCGCACCGACACCACGTTCCGTCGTCCCAAGACGCTTGACCTGGCCAAGAACCCTCGTTTCCCGCGCAAGAGCGTGCCGCATGCTCCTCGCATGGATGCGTTCCGCACGATCCTCTTCCCGCTCAACACCGAGTCGGCCATGAAGAAGATCGAGGAGAACAACAcgctcgtcttcatcgtTGACCGTGCTGCCAACAAGCGCCAGATCGAGGGCGCCCTCAAGAAGCTCTACGACGTCTCGGccgccaagatcaacacGCTCATTCGCCCAGatggcaagaagaaggccTTTGTGCGCTTGACGCCGGACCAGGACGCACTTGACGTCTCGAACCGTATCGGCTTCATCTAA
- a CDS encoding putative prolyl isomerase Ess1, with protein MSSQWEIRFSNSRRLPYFYDHVSQQSTWEIPQGHTEESIRSLPGAKYLDPANAPGSAADKPDKVRASHLLIKHAGSRRPSSWKEANITRSKQDAIEQLKKFEQELQQDSSKDKFASLASVHSDCSSARAGGDLGFFQRGQMQKPFEDAAFGLKPGELSSIVDTDSGVHLIYRTA; from the exons ATGTCG TCTCAGTGGGAGATCCGTTTCAGCAATTCGCGTCGTCTGCCCTACTTCTACGACCACGTCTCGCAACAGTCAACATGGGAGATCCCCCAAGGCCACACCGAAGAGTCCATCCGCTCGCTTCCCGGTGCCAAGTATCTCGACCCGGCCAACGCGCCCGGTAGTGCGGCTGACAAGCCGGACAAGGTTCGAGCCAGTCACCTGCTCATCAAGCATGCTGGCAGTCGCAGACCCAGTTCCTGGAAGGAG GCCAACATCACGCGATCCAAACAGGAtgccatcgagcagctcaaaaAGTTCGAGCAAGAACTCCAGCAAGACTCGAGTAAAGACAAATTTGCCTCGCTCGCTAGTGTCCACTC AGACTGCTCTTCAGCAAGGGCCGGAGGCgatctcggcttcttccagCGTGGGCAGATGCAAAAGCCCTTTGAAGATGCTGCTTTCGGTCTCAAGCCgggcgagctgagcagcatcgtcgacacTGACAGCGGCGTGCATCTCATCTACCGCACTGCCTGA
- a CDS encoding putative adenosine 5`-monophosphoramidase gives MAAKSDANCIFCKIIAGQIPSLKLYDSEKTYAFLDIGPISEGHALVIPKHHGAKLHDIPDEHLTELLPVAKKIAIATGAEQYNVLQNNGRMAHQMVDHVHFHVIPKPDEKQGLGVGWPAMQPAKEELANIHEKIKGRLEKL, from the exons ATGGCTGCCAAAAGCGATGCCAACTGCATCTTTTGCAAGATCATTGCTGGCCAGATCCCATCGCTCAAGCTGTACGACTCAGAAAAGACGTACGCATTTCTTGATATTGGCCCCATCTCGGAGGGTCATGCTCTTGTGATTCCCAAGCACCACGGCGCCAAGCTTCACGACATTCCCGATGAGCACTTGACCGAGCTCCTCCCGGTTGCTAAGAAGATTGCGATCGCCACGGGCGCCGAGCAGTACAATGTTTTGCAGAACAACGGCCGCATGGCTCATCAGATGGTCGATCATGTTCACT TCCATGTGATCCCTAAGCCAGACGAAAAGCAAGGTCTTGGCGTCGGTTGGCCTGCCATGCAACCTGCTAAGGAGGAGCTGGCAAACATTCACGAAAAGATCAAGGGCCGTCTTGAAAAGCTCTGA
- a CDS encoding uncharacterized protein (related to NNK1 - protein kinase), translating to MEPPKAVPLQIPSEDDVPLFDPIGLSASLSADDWHSSFDLGSVAAARLGIGSPPSQDSSGFLSSSIAHLASSHSRSRNNTNSDTVATSHLPHPSPELTGTTHNVVPQADHLAQDDAAKRGRRRRSSAAHNDASQSSAAVLPAALPQKDTSVGSKVRMWWERSAADSPQADSSDSSVVEREPPSAALPPLCTDTHTIAPSASTESSASNEASSPIVRSPAADFLSAFSSLNSVVQPATSYDNRSLSYSPPRFGYRSLAASFMRDDTHNGSAAASSFGSLRGLGSVAAQLYDAQLTATPNPQPQTDDEGARVGPAGRYLLGKTIGVGGFSTVREGWDLEAQGPADPTAPIIDGQRKGRRVAIKIVYHNRNHDRQAQNSLDQQPQQQQQQQQQQQRHNHQHSQELRIWKSLPSHQHLLPLLHHESVTLNTSHADHHGGDAHAELLIMPYCDQGNLLDFVRSEAGANSLIFPPKGGLLFSSQDQRTSSGTWVTPASARSSTLLSRSSSLRASMDHASSRRSGSRPGSDFFPARNAGSSHTLGRVASVSAASQLRTIPAGQEASSVASSPSSAAGSVSSGSRLLRRTNSQTPRSQGVPIDAAREIMRQLTSALSTLHSKSHILHGDLKLENVLGQDQTSWKKRQRTCTSGSDGDTHAKQMCSGLADSVDSLTTASVSSKHTLDVKDAVMPCWRIADFGLAQVLDPNHVKTGMTGASALVRTLKEEADIVDTPGSPSRKKAVKTSRGGSLAYTAPEFLRAQGTPGTSSPTPFEFADEDGDLPPESPFAADMWALGCILYALLSGKLPFMDSFEPRLQMKIAKAQWQLPPRLRRRAERLATTSTSTLTSQVSRSNHPLSADRSTSVGPADVADRFAFSQQHRPVSGLPRGIDSNSTLDMSASLPSLLSKERQVTEPATSALARGVVAVHSDQVVGSAPGRADHLESFEMNKVAKARADVNEDPESDEDSDIDPAWDGLSWDRAAARHVLRGLLEPDPRRRWTIEKLCMSAWIRDERVDPATSTSPFPTKPALADASGLGANPIVPTLASAPMSNFDKANIEDNPQRTERGKRSSSLARTRPTQLVHDGSRSASSSAHSPAISADEEDGAKRRSRSRSRISIQYRDSSRNRSTDASGSSTPNRERDHAWAMHHLANSLTSQAHPWTHTAAKERCDSPAESERRGRMPRSRMADLDENTTWNGEQGASSDNRAGSNETSSLLRAGPIAIRGRSQSRSHSRHSRESASPERFGQRSVSRSRSRSSFSISHEAGTGAGILYGRSAEPQPVVAPILADQTQAQRSSTARSRSRAPDALTQILDRQRSRSRSRVRGNADTAHVDGNGIPSRITHSLDTADKSRYAPTSAKDTEASERNSEARGRARDRR from the coding sequence ATGGAGCCGCCAAAGGCTGTTCCGCTTCAGATTCCCTCCGAGGATGACGTGCCCTTGTTCGATCCAATCGGCCTCAGCGCATCGCTCTCGGCCGACGACTGGCACAGCTCcttcgatctcggcagcgtagcagcagctcgtctcggcatcggctCTCCCCCATCTCAGGATAGCTCTGGCTTCCTCTCATCTTCCATCGCTCACCTCGCTTCCTCCCACTCTCGTTCTCGCAACAACACAAATTCGGACACCGTAGCTACCTCACATTTACCACATCCATCCCCCGAACTCACTGGTACTACTCACAACGTCGTTCCGCAAGCCGATCATCTTGCACAAGATGACGCTGCAAAACGAGGCAGAAGACGTAGAAGCTCAGCAGCTCATAATGATGCTTCGCAGTCTTCCGCAGCGGTTCTTCCTGCTGCACTGCCACAGAAAGACACCTCCGTAGGTTCCAAGGTCCGCATGTGGTGGGAGCGAAGTGCCGCTGACTCACCGCAAGCCGACTCCAGTGACTCTTCGGTAGTCGAGCGCGAGCCTCCATCCGCAGCCTTACCACCTCTCTGCACTGACACACATACCATCGCACCATCCGCCTCTACAGAATCATCCGCATCAAACGAAGCTTCGTCGCCCATAGTCCGTTCGCCTGCTGCCGACTTTCTCAGCGCCTTCTCCAGCCTCAATAGCGTTGTGCAACCCGCTACCTCCTATGACAACCGCTCCCTCTCGTACAGCCCACCCCGGTTCGGTTATCGCAGTCTTGCCGCCTCCTTCATGCGGGACGATACCCACAACGGCTCCGCGGCAGCTTCCAGCTTCGGCTCTTTGCGTGGTCTTGGCAGCGTCGCAGCCCAGCTCTACGACGCACAGCTCACCGCAACTCCCAATCCACAGCCTCAaaccgacgacgagggcGCACGGGTCGGTCCTGCCGGTCGTTATCTTCTTGGCAAGACCATCGGCGTTGGCGGCTTCTCCACTGTTCGCGAAGGCTGGGACCTCGAGGCGCAAGGTCCAGCAGATCCAACAGCTCCCATTATCGACGGCCAACGAAAAGGACGCAGAGTGGCAATCAAGATTGTCTATCACAATCGCAACCATGATCGCCAGGCACAAAACTCTCTCGAccaacagccacagcagcagcagcagcagcagcagcagcagcagcgtcacAACCACCAACACTCGCAAGAGCTACGCATCTGGAAAAGCTTACCCTCACATCAGCATTTGTTGCCATTACTGCATCACGAAAGCGTCACTCTCAACACCTCTCACGCCGACCACCATGGTGGAGATGCACACGCAGAGCTTCTCATCATGCCCTACTGCGATCAGGGCAACCTGCTCGACTTTGTCCGTAGTGAAGCAGGCGCCAACAGCCTCATCTTCCCTCCCAAGGGCGGTCTACTCTTTTCTTCACAAGACCAGAGAACCAGCTCAGGTACTTGGGTTACTCCAGCCTCGGCGcgctcatcgacgctgctgtcaCGCAGCTCATCGCTTCGCGCCTCGATGGACCATGCGTCCAGTCGCCGTTCCGGCTCACGCCCAGGATCTGACTTTTTTCCGGCTCGCAATGCTGGCTCTTCGCACACGCTGGGCCGCGTCGCCTCGGTTTCGGCTGCCTCTCAGCTTCGCACCATCCCGGCAGGCCAAGAGGCTTCGTCGGTCGCGTCATCACCCAGCTCTGCGGCTGGCAGCGTATCCAGCGGCTCCCGACTCCTTCGCAGAACAAACAGCCAAACACCGCGCAGCCAAGGCGTTCCCATCGATGCGGCCCGCGAGATCATGCGCCAGCTCACCTCCGCCCTCAGTACGCTTCACAGCAAGAGTCACATCCTACACGGAGATCTCAAACTCGAAAATGTGCTCGGACAGGACCAAACCTCGTGGAAGAAACGCCAGCGGACTTGCACTTCTGGCTCTGACGGCGATACCCACGCCAAGCAGATGTGCAGTGGCCTCGCCGATTCTGTTGACTCATTGACCACAGCTTCCGTCTCCTCAAAGCATACGCTCGACGTAAAGGACGCAGTCATGCCGTGCTGGCGCATTGCCGATTTCGGCTTGGCCCAAGTTTTGGATCCAAACCATGTCAAGACCGGCATGACAGGAGCATCCGCCCTTGTACGCACTCtcaaggaggaggcggaCATTGTAGATACACCAGGATCGCCGAGTCGAAAGAAGGCTGTCAAGACGAGTCGCGGAGGCTCCCTGGCCTACACCGCCCCCGAATTTCTCCGCGCTCAGGGAACGCCCGGGACTTCGAGCCCAACTCCTTTCGAATTTGcggacgaggatggcgatcTGCCTCCAGAGTCGCCATTTGCTGCCGACATGTGGGCACTTGGATGTATTCTTTACGCCCTGCTCAGTGGAAAGTTGCCCTTTATGGATTCTTTCGAGCCACGATTGCAGATGAAGATCGCCAAAGCACAGTGGCAGCTTCCACCGAGGCTGCGTCGCCGAGCAGAGAGGCTCGCAACCACGTCAACGAGCACACTCACATCACAAGTCAGCAGATCGAATCATCCCCTCTCTGCGGACCGTTCTACATCGGTCGGACCAGCAGATGTAGCTGATCGTTTCGCCTtcagccagcagcatcgaccCGTCTCTGGTTTGCCACGCGGCATCGACAGCAATAGTACCTTGGATATGAGTGCGTCCTTGCCATCTTTGCTTTCGAAAGAGAGGCAGGTAACTGAGCCGGCAACAAGTGCACTTGCTAGAGGTGTCGTTGCTGTCCACTCTGACCAAGTAGTAGGCTCAGCTCCTGGCCGCGCCGACCATCTCGAGAGCTTTGAGATGAATAAAGTTGCAAAGGCAAGGGCGGATGTGAACGAAGATCCCGAGTCGGATGAGGACTCAGACATCGACCCTGCCTGGGACGGTCTCAGTTGGGACCGTGCCGCTGCGAGACATGTGCTGCGAGGCCTTCTGGAGCCGGACCCAAGGAGAAGATGGACGATCGAAAAGCTGTGCATGAGCGCGTGGATACGAGACGAACGGGTAGACCCCGCGACGTCTACTTCGCCATTTCCGACAAAGCCTGCGCTGGCCGATGCTTCTGGACTTGGAGCCAACCCCATTGTCCCGACGCTCGCATCAGCACCGATGTCGAACTTTGATAAAGCCAACATTGAGGACAACCCGCAGCGCACCGAGCGTGGGAAGCGCTCTTCGAGTCTCGCTCGGACTCGCCCGACACAATTGGTGCACGACGGTTCGAGATCCGCATCTTCTTCGGCGCATTCACCTGCTATCTCGGcggacgaggaagacggCGCCAAGAGACGATCGCGGTCCAGGTCGCGTATTTCGATCCAGTACCGCGACTCGAGTCGCAATCGCAGTACTGATGCGAGCGGAAGCTCCACACCAAATCGAGAACGCGACCACGCTTGGGCAATGCACCATCTTGCAAACTCGCTCACCTCGCAAGCCCACCCATGGACCCACACTGCTGCTAAGGAGCGCTGCGACAGTCCGGCAGAATCCGAACGACGAGGTCGCATGCCTAGATCAAGAATggccgatctcgacgaaAATACAACGTGGAACGGAGAGCAAGGCGCCAGCAGTGATAATCGTGCCGGTTCCAACGAGACCTCTTCTCTGCTTAGAGCGGGTCCGATTGCGATTCGAGGACGAAGTCAATCGAGGAGTCATAGCCGCCATAGTAGAGAGTCGGCATCTCCGGAACGGTTTGGCCAACGCTCCGTCTCACGATCGCGATCGCGGTCCAGCTTCTCGATTTCGCACGAAGCCGGAACCGGCGCAGGGATCTTGTACGGGCGTAGTGCAGAGCCGCAACCCGTCGTCGCTCCCATCTTGGCGGATCAGACGCAGGCGCAGCGTTCATCGACGGCGCGCAGCCGTTCGCGAGCGCCTGATGCATTGACACAGATCCTGGATCGACAACGCTCCAGAAGTCGCTCACGAGTGCGCGGCAATGCCGACACGGCGCACGTCGATGGCAATGGCATTCCAAGCCGCATTACACATTCGCTGGACACAGCCGACAAAAGTAGGTATGCACCCACTTCGGCGAAAGACACAGAAGCATCTGAACGAAATTCAGAGGCGCGAGGGCGGGCGCGCGACCGAAGATGA